The following proteins are encoded in a genomic region of Arachis stenosperma cultivar V10309 chromosome 4, arast.V10309.gnm1.PFL2, whole genome shotgun sequence:
- the LOC130974312 gene encoding uncharacterized protein LOC130974312 isoform X1, translating to MEPTSSTSPCRMTVIKSRSRPRLLLPRSLARSLTKTRSRSTPLIRFYFPGSFSRPWLRLLRPRLHRSQPPRTLLHPRRKRERSRSRRQPTHRQMRNQRLRIRPVMPPMTALTTVTALLGLTASEVVLLENVELILEAIDYL from the exons ATGGAGCCAACAAGTTCAACTTCACCGTGCAGAATGACGGTGATCAAGTCACGCTCAAGACCAAGATTGTTACTGCCAAGATCACTGGCACGCTCATTGACGAAGACCCGCTCGCGATCTACACCATTGATAAGGTTCTACTTCCCAGGGAGCTTTTCAAGGCCCTGGCTCCGTCTCCTTCGCCCGCGCCTGCACCGAAGCCAGCCGCCGCGGACGCTCCTGCATCCCCGAAGAAAGAGGGAAAGAAGTAGAAGCAGAAGGCAGCCGACGCACCGGCAGATGAGGAATCAGCGCCTGCGGATTCGCCCAGTGATGCCGCCGATGACAGCGCTGACGACGGTAACGGCGCTGTTAGGTTTGACGGCGTCAG AAGTGGTACTACTAGAGAATGTGGAGCTAATACTTGAAGCAATTGATTATCTCTAG
- the LOC130974312 gene encoding uncharacterized protein LOC130974312 isoform X2 has translation MEPTSSTSPCRMTVIKSRSRPRLLLPRSLARSLTKTRSRSTPLIRFYFPGSFSRPWLRLLRPRLHRSQPPRTLLHPRRKRERSRSRRQPTHRQMRNQRLRIRPVMPPMTALTTVTALLGLTASG, from the exons ATGGAGCCAACAAGTTCAACTTCACCGTGCAGAATGACGGTGATCAAGTCACGCTCAAGACCAAGATTGTTACTGCCAAGATCACTGGCACGCTCATTGACGAAGACCCGCTCGCGATCTACACCATTGATAAGGTTCTACTTCCCAGGGAGCTTTTCAAGGCCCTGGCTCCGTCTCCTTCGCCCGCGCCTGCACCGAAGCCAGCCGCCGCGGACGCTCCTGCATCCCCGAAGAAAGAGGGAAAGAAGTAGAAGCAGAAGGCAGCCGACGCACCGGCAGATGAGGAATCAGCGCCTGCGGATTCGCCCAGTGATGCCGCCGATGACAGCGCTGACGACGGTAACGGCGCTGTTAGGTTTGACGGCGTCAG GCTAA